Proteins co-encoded in one Prunus persica cultivar Lovell chromosome G6, Prunus_persica_NCBIv2, whole genome shotgun sequence genomic window:
- the LOC109949719 gene encoding zinc finger MYM-type protein 1-like translates to MNISTNSVMERYFKRRFASTTSSSDNVGSLSSRDVGISRDVDSSKEKLDLGCSDAFTFMGFRNWKKKDKIRQHVGAVGTSLDCVRFLLRQGLPFRGHDESDTSSNKGNYLELLQFLAHHDEKVKAVVLENAHGNLKLIAPTIQKDLVNACATETIKKIIKDMDGAFFSLLVDESRDVSVKEQMAVVFRYVDKNGDVIERFVGIRHVSDTTSNSLKEAIDTLFSREELSISMLRGQ, encoded by the exons ATGAATATTTCTACTAATTCAGTTATGGAACGCTACTTTAAGAGAAGGTTCGCATCAACTACTTCTAGTTCGGATAATGTGGGTAGTTTGAGTTCGAGAGATGTGGGTATTTCAAGAGATGTGGATAGTTCAAAAGAAA AATTGGATTTAGGGTGTAGTGACGCCTTCACATTTATGGGTTTTAggaattggaagaagaaagataaaattagGCAACATGTTGGAGCTGTTGGAA CTTCTCTTGATTGCGTGAGATTTTTGTTGAGGCAAGGTCTTCCTTTTCGTGGGCATGATGAGAGTGACACTTCAAGCAACAAGGGGAATTATTTGGAGCTCTTACAATTTCTTGCTCATCATGATGAGAAAGTGAAAGCAGTTGTGTTAGAAAATGCTCATGGGAATCTCAAGTTAATAGCTCCAACAATTCAAAAAGATCTTGTGAATGCTTGTGCCACTGAAACTATtaagaaaatcattaaagatATGGATGGTGCATTCTTCTCCTTATTAGTTGATGAATCACGTGATGTGTCAGTAAAAGAACAAATGGCGGTGGTGTTTCGTTATGTGGACAAAAATGGGGATGTAATTGAGAGGTTTGTGGGCATTCGACATGTTAGCGACACTACATCAAACTCACTCAAGGAAGCTATTGACACATTATTTTCAAGAGAGGAATTGAGCATTTCCATGCTAAGAGGACAATGA